A stretch of DNA from Micromonospora sp. WMMD1155:
AGTTGGAGGGCGAGCAGACGGCCGTCGGTGCCCAGCTCCACCACGTAACCGGCGATCTCGTCGGCGATCCGGCGAACCATCTCCAGGCGCTGGACCACGGCGACCGCGTCCCGGACGGTCACCAGATCCTCGATCTCCAGTGCGGAGAGCGTGCCGGAGACCTCGTCCAGCCGGAGCTTGTAGCGCTCCAGGGTGGCGAGCGCCTGGTTGGCCCGGGAGAGGATGGCCGCCGAGTCGTCCAGCACGTGCCGCTGGCCGCTGACGTAGAGGCTGATGATCCGCATGGACTGGCTGACCGAGATGACCGGGTAGCCGGTCTGCCGGGCCACCCGCTCGGCGGTGCGGTGCCGGGTGCCGGACTCCTCGGTCGGGATGGACGGGTCGGGCATCAGGTGCACCGCCGCCCGGACGATCCGGGTGCCGTCGCTGGAGAGCACGACGGCGCCGTCCATCTTGCACAGCTCGCGCACCCGGGTCGCGGAGAACTCCACGTCCAGCGGGAAACCGCCGGTGCACAGACCCTCGACGACCTTGTCGTAGCCGAGCACGATCAGGGCACCGGTGCGACCCCGCAGGATGCGCTCCAGACCGTCGCGCAACGCGGTGCCCGGGGCCATCAGGGCGAGGTTGGCCCGCAACGGGTCCCCGGCGCCCCCGGCGGAGCCTGCGGCCACGCTCACGCTGATCGGGCGGGCAGGCGAGCCCACGGCGCCGGTGCGGGCCTGGGGCGGCGCGCCGGCTGGCTTGGTGGTATCGCGGTCGATCGGCACGGGCACAGTCTACGGACTGCCGTGCGGTGGGTGCTGTCGTGGTTACTGTGATGTGTCACGATGCGGCCCTTCGAACCGGTTTCCCTCTTGCGACGTGCTGTCCGGTATCGCCACCCTCGTCGGCACGGTGGGTCACTCCGCGGACGCGCGAGCCGCATGTTGCAACGCCGAACGCACATCGGTGACCTCGGTCACCCGCATCTGCTCGGGCCCGGCGCCGGTGCTGGCCGGGCCGCAACCGGGCGGCACCAGGGCCACCTTGAACCCCAGCCGGGCCGCCTCGGCCAGCCGACGCGGCACCGCCCCGACCCGACGCACCTCACCCGTCAACCCCACCTCGCCGATCGCCACCAGATGCGGCGCGATGGCCAGGTTGAGCCCGCCGGAGGCGACCGCCAACGCGACCGCCAGGTCGGCGGCCGGCTCCACCACCCGGATGCCGCCGACCGTGGCGGCGAAGACCTCCCGGTCGTGCAGCGTCAGCCGTTCGGTGCGCC
This window harbors:
- the disA gene encoding DNA integrity scanning diadenylate cyclase DisA; this encodes MPIDRDTTKPAGAPPQARTGAVGSPARPISVSVAAGSAGGAGDPLRANLALMAPGTALRDGLERILRGRTGALIVLGYDKVVEGLCTGGFPLDVEFSATRVRELCKMDGAVVLSSDGTRIVRAAVHLMPDPSIPTEESGTRHRTAERVARQTGYPVISVSQSMRIISLYVSGQRHVLDDSAAILSRANQALATLERYKLRLDEVSGTLSALEIEDLVTVRDAVAVVQRLEMVRRIADEIAGYVVELGTDGRLLALQLDELMAGVDADRTLVIRDYLPVGRKSRTLDEALVELDLLGATELIDLVSVAKAIGYPAASDALDAAVSPRGFRLLAKVPRLPVAVVDRLVVHFGSLQRLLGATVEDLQAVEGVGDARARGVREGLSRLAEASILERYV